From the Methanobacterium sp. genome, one window contains:
- a CDS encoding ABC transporter permease encodes MNEIIGAIEQAIYLIATFDPEVVEITIRSLYISLTATFIASLIAIPVGGMIYYYDFYGKRTIINLIQTLYSAPTVLVGLFLFLLISHQGPFGFLNLLFTPTGMIIGQTLLIMPILVGFTITALVGVSSHIKELAISLGASASQTIVTIVKEARYAIMGAVILGFGRAISEVGVAILIGGNIRGFTRVFTTTISLETSKGNIELSIALGFILLAIALIINLMLNFLQGRD; translated from the coding sequence TAATTGGAGCAATTGAACAGGCAATATACCTAATAGCGACGTTTGACCCTGAAGTGGTTGAAATAACTATAAGAAGTCTTTATATATCTCTTACAGCCACTTTTATAGCCTCTTTAATAGCAATCCCTGTTGGGGGAATGATTTATTATTATGACTTTTATGGGAAACGTACGATAATTAATCTTATCCAGACTCTTTACAGCGCCCCTACAGTTTTAGTTGGACTTTTTCTTTTTCTGCTAATATCTCACCAGGGGCCTTTCGGATTTCTAAACCTTCTTTTTACTCCTACTGGAATGATAATTGGACAGACATTGTTAATAATGCCAATTCTTGTTGGATTTACTATCACAGCACTTGTAGGAGTTAGCAGCCATATAAAAGAATTAGCAATATCTTTAGGAGCAAGTGCGTCTCAAACAATAGTTACTATCGTAAAAGAAGCAAGATATGCCATAATGGGTGCAGTTATACTTGGTTTTGGAAGGGCCATATCTGAAGTAGGAGTAGCTATACTTATCGGGGGAAATATAAGGGGTTTTACAAGAGTTTTTACCACAACAATATCTCTTGAAACGTCTAAAGGTAATATAGAGCTTTCAATAGCTTTAGGATTTATACTCCTGGCTATTGCACTTATCATTAATTTAATGCTGAACTTTTTGCAGGGTAGAGATTAA